Within Halorubrum lacusprofundi ATCC 49239, the genomic segment TTCCGCTCGCGACCTGCTTTCGTGTCTGGCATCGTCATCCATGTCAACACTACCCATACTAATGAGTCTTGTGTCGGTGTATCGAAACGTCTGTGACGTGACCGAATGGCACCGCTGCGCCGGGCTATGAGTGCGAGATCCTCAAAAAGCGCCAGACGAAGGGAGTTGAGCCCCAGTCGTTCCGCTCGCTCCGCTCGCGTCACTCCCTGGTTCAAATCCGCTGGTGCTTTTGCTGTCGCAGAACTCACTCGTCGCTCCGCTCCTCGTTCGTTGTTGCGACAACAAAAACGCCAGGAGAGGGATTTGAACCCCCGATCCCAGAAGGGAACACGCTTTCCAGGCGTGCGCCTTACCACTCGGCCATCCTGGCTCGGTCTGAGATAATTCGGTGGGACTGTTAAGTCCTTCTTTTCGCGTGGAGTCGGTACTCGGTCGCGTACGCGATCCCGCCGGACGCGACGACGATCGTTCCCGCGAGCGCGAACAGCCCGACGTACCCGAAGGGGAGATCGCCGTCGACGAGCAGGTACCCCTGCGCGAGCACGAGGAACGCGAACCCGCCGACAAGTCCCCACAGGGCGGCGGATCGCGCCCTCGCCGGACGGGTCGCCGAGACACCGGGCGAGCCCGCGGTCCCTTCGTTCCCGTCCCTCTCTTGTTCGTCGGCCCTGTCGGCCCCATTGGCCCCGTCGGCCATCTACTCGGCGACGGCGACGGCCTCGATCTCGACGCCGACGCCCTTCGGGAGCGCGCCGGCCTGCACGGCCGACCGGGCGGGCGGCGATTCCTCGAAGTAGCCCGCGTACGTCTCGTTCATCTCGTCGAAGTCGTCGATGTCGGCGAGGAAGACGGTCGTTTTGAGCACGTCCGCCGGATCTGCGCCCGCCTCGTCGAGCACGGCCACGAGGTTGTCGAGGGCCTGCTCGGTCTGTTCGGCGATCGACGCGTCGTCGAGGAGGTCGCCGTCCGGCGTCAGCGGGATCTGGCCAGCTGTGAACACGAGGTCGCCGTTCGTCGTCGCCTGACTGTACGCGCCGACCGCCGCGGGGGCCGCGTCGGTGTGAACTGTCTCCTTCATACGCGTTCGCCTTCGACTGGCGTCCCTAAGAGTGCCCGGGGAACGCGTCTCTCTCCACACCACCGTTGCCCCTATATCCTTTGCGTGCTAACACACGGCATATGACGGGAGCAGACATCGCCCCGGTCGTCGCGATCCTCGGCGCGGTGGCCTTGATCAATCTCGCGTTCGCGTGGCTGTTCACGCGCGGGGACCGCGATCCGGCCGACTTCCTCGGGTCGGCGCGCGAGGTTCCCGAGGACTCGACGGCCGAGTTAGAGCGGGACAGCGACCGTGGGCCCGACCGCGAGCCCGAGCCCGGCCCGGACCCGCCCCGCGACGGCGCGACGGACTTCACGGTGAACGCGGGAGAGTCGGAGCCGACGGGCGACCCGCCCCCGCTCGACACCGACGGCGAGACGGTCGTCTGTCGGCACTGCGGCGCGGCGAACCGGACGGGCTACCAGTACTGCCGCTGGTGCGTCCGCTCCGGCTTCGTCGACGACGGGTCCGACGGGACCGCGGGGGCGGCGATGACGAACCGGTCGCTGTGAATCAGTCCGCGTCGACGCGACACCCGCCCGAGTAGTCGATCCCCTCGATCGTCTCGATGCCGTCGTCGCCACAGACCGGGCAGTCGGGGTTGCGCCGGTACGGCACGGATTCGAAGGTCATGTCCATCGCGTCGTAGAAGAGCACGCGCCCGTCGAGCGTCTCACCCGTGTCGAGCAGGAGTTTGATCGCCTCGGTGGCTTGAATGCACCCGACCGTCCCAGGCAACACACCGAGCACGCCGGTCGTCGCACAGTCGGGCACCGTCCCCGGTTCCGGCGCCTCCGGGAACAGACACCGGTAACAGGGGCCGTCGGGAACGAGCGTCGTCGCCTGCCCCTCGAACTTGTAGATCGCGCCGTGGACCACGGGAAGCCCCTCGATCCGGGCGGCGTCGTTGACAACGTATCGAGTCCGGAAGTTGTCCGCGCAGTCGACGACGAGGTCGTAGCCGGCGAGCAGGTCGCGGACGTTCCCCTCGTCGAGCCGCGTCTCGTACGTCTCCACGTCGATGTCGGGATTGAGCCGGTCGACGTACCGCGCCGCCGACTCGACCTTCGGCTCGCCCACGTCGGCGTCGCCGTGGATCACCTGCCGCTGGAGGTTCGAGCGCTCGACCACGTCGCCGTCGACGATCCCGATTGTGCCGACGCCCGCGGCCGCGAGGTACTGGATGACCGGCGCGCCGAGCCCGCCGGCGCCGACCACGAGCGCGCGTCCGTCGAGGAGGCGCTTTTGCCCCTCCGGGCCGACCTCGTCCATGATCACGTGTCTGGAGTACCGGTCGAGTTGGTCAGCGTCGAGCGAGAGACTCATGGGTGAATATGGGCGGTGAATCGGTATAATCGTGTTCCCGTCTCTCTGCCGTTCCGATGTTTGGGGGTGTTCGAGGCGTTCGAGGTGTTCGACGCCCCGCGGACGGTTTATAAGTAGTCGCCCAGCAGCGGCTCGACGCGCTCGCGGGTGTCCTCCGGGATCGCTTCAGTAGGCGTGTTGACGGTGCCTTCGAGCGATGTGTGGGCGTCGCACTCCAAGCCGTCCGGGAGCGTCCGCACGGCCTCCTCGACGGCGGCTTTGATCGCCTTCTGATTCTGTTCGGCGTTCTCCAGTACCTCCGCGAGCGTCACCTCGCTGTCCGCCTTCCACACGTCGTAGTCGGTGACGCCGGCGATCGTCGCGTACGCGATCTCCGCCTCGCGGGCGAGCTTCGCCTCCGGGATCGCGGTCATGCCGACCAGGTCCCACCCTTGACTCTTGTAAAACTCCGACTCCGCACGCGTCGAGTACTGCGGGCCCTCGATGCAGACGTAGGTGCCGCCCTTCACGACGTTCGTGTCGTCGGCGGTGTCACCCTCCCCGTCGCCGCCGACGGCCGACTCCGCGGCCTCGGTGAGGTGATCGACCAGCTCGGGGCTGTACGGGTCCGCGAACGGCTGGTGGACGACGACGCCGTCGCCGTAAAAGGAGAGGTCGCGGTGCTTCGTCCGGTCGTAGATCTGATCGGGAACGACGAGCGTGCCGGGCTCCAGTTCCGCTTTCAGGCTCCCCACCGCGTTCGACGCGAAGATGTGCGTGACGCCCGCCTTTTTAAGAGCGTACATGTTCGCGCGGTAGGGGAGGTCGGTGGGCGAGACGCCGTGGTTCGAGCCGTGCCGCGGGAGGAAGGCCACTTCCTTCCCCGTGTCCCCGAACTCGCCGATCGTGATCGCGTCGCTGGGCTCGCCGTAGGGCGTGTCGTACTCGACCTCGCGCACGTCGTTCAGGGGCAGCGCCTCGTAGATGCCGCTGCCGCCGATAAAGCCGATGGTGCTCATACCCGGAGTGCGCCCGCTCGCTACTTATAAGGAGTGAAAGGGGAGCTACAGCAGCCACCGCACCGCCGCGAGCGCGAGCGCGCTCACGACGAGCAGGTGGACGAGGACCGCGCCGACGGCGGCCCCGCCGACCTCGCGCATCTCCCGGAGCCGGATCGAGAGCCCGAGGCCGACGAACGCCAGCGTGAAGAGCGCGTCCGACACCCGTCCGATCGACTCCAGCGCGGCCGGCGAGAGGAGCCCGCTGTTCGCGACCGCCGCGACCGCGAGGAACCCGAGCAGGAACTTCGGGAACTCCGCCCACAGCCGCCGCACGCCGGGCTCGGTCGCCGACCGCGCGGTGTACGCGAGCGAGTAGGCGATCGCGACGCCCCCCAGAAGGGAGTTGCGCGCGAGCTTCGTCACGGTCGCCCACTGGCCCGCCTCCGTCGAGTGCGCGAACCCCGCGGCCGCGACGGGGCCGGTCGAGAACATGCTCACGCCGGCCCAGACGCCGAACTGGCGGCCGGTGAGTCCGAGCCACTCGCCGGCGATCGGGAACGCGACGAGCGTGACGGCGTCAAAGAGGAGGACGGTCGCCGCCGCGAACGTGATCGCTGACCCCCGCGCGTCGAGCACGCGCCCGATCGCGACGACCGCGGAGACGCCGCAGATACTCGCGCCCGCGGCCAAAAGCGAGGGCGTCGTCCCGTCGAGCCGGAACAGACCCCGAGCGATCGCCTCCGCGAGCAGGAGTCCGCCGCCGACCGCGACGACGACGAGCCCGAGCACGGTCGGCCCCGCGGCGAGGAACTCTTCGATGACGACCGCCGCGCCGAGCAGGACGATTCCGGTCTCCAAGAAGAGCTTGTCGACGCCGACGCCGGGCTCCGCTGCGTCCGGCGTCCCCGCGGTGTTACCGACGAGCGCGCCGATTCCGACCGCGACGACGAGTGGTTGGAGCCCGTCGACCGCGCCGGCGATGAGGTGCGAGAGGATCGCGCCGACGGCCAGAAAGGCGATTCCGGGGAGGTACGGTCGAGCGGCAGAGATGACTCCCATCAGAAGACGCCCGCGACCTGTCCCGCGACGTGGGCGGCGACGACGGCGAGCCCGAGCACGAGCGCCTGCCAGCCGCGGTCGAGTGCGAGCCACCGATCGACGAGCGGGGAGCCGGTCCGGGCGGCGGCGTCCGGCCGGTCGCCGGTCCTGTCCGCCCGATCGCCCGGCCCGTCGGCGGCGTCCGATACCATACGTGGGGATCGCCGCGCTCGCTATATATAAGGTCGGACTCGGGGCGTTTCGGGAGGAGAACAAGCTGAATCGCGCCGGGGAAGGACCGAAAGAGGCACTTCGCGGGGCGGTGTCATGTCCACAACTAATGCCCACCACCCAGATCAAAGATCCCGTCCACGGCTACGTCGAGCTCCCGGACGCGCTCGTCGAGGGCGTCGTCGACACCCGGCCGTTCCAGCGGCTGCGGTACGTCCGCCAGCTCTCGGCGACGCACCTCGTGTACCCGGGCGCGAATCACACCCGGTTCGAGCACTCGCTGGGCGTCTACCACCTCGGCCGAACCGTCTTCGAGAACCTCCGACAGCAGTCGTACTTCGCACGGGAGGCGACCGTCGACGAACTGGAAGAGATCCAGCGCACCTTAGAGTGCGCCTGCCTGCTCCACGACGTGGGCCATCCGCCCTTCTCGCACCTCTCCGAGGGGTTCCTCGACGAGGGGGTACTCCGGGAGCGCGTCGCGGAGACGGGCTTAGTCGACGCCTTCGACGCGGCCGGCGTCGGCGGCGCCCCGCTCCGCTCGGCGAACCCGCACGAGCTACTCGGCTGCGTGATTATCGTCGAGGAGTACGGCGACGCGCTCCGGGCGTTCGATGTCGACCCCTTCGAGGTGTGCGCGTACGTGCTCGGCTACAGCCTCGCGTACGAGCGCGGCGAACCGTGGCAGTACGGGGTCGGCGCCCAGCTGCTCCACTCACCCATCGACGTGGACCGGCTCGACTACATCACTCGGGACAACTACATGACCGGTGCCGGCGTGTTGAGCTTCGACGTCGACCGTATGGTCGACGCCTACACCGCTCACCCCGAGGAGGGCCTGGCGCTCACCGAGAAGGCGCTCTCGACCATCGGCAACTACCTCGAAGGGCGGATCGCGCTGTACATGTGGGTCACCCAGCACCACAAGTCGGTGTACGCGAACCGGCTCCTCCAGGCGATGCTCGGCGAATACGCCGCCGAGACCGGCGAGAGCCCGGTTACGGTCAACGGCGTGCTCTCCCGAGAGCTCGACGACAATGCGGTGCTTGAGCGCCTCCGGATCGCCGCCCGCGATCGCCCCGATTCGACGCTGGCGTCGATGTACGATCGCTTCCGGGGGCGGCGCTTCCCGGCCACCTGCTGGAAACACCGGATCGCGCTCGCCGACCGGGTGGGCCGAGACCTCGACGGCGACCTCGGCGGGGACGGCGGCGAAGCCCTCGACGAGTTCACGGCGTGGCTCACCGAGGGCGACGATCGGCTGGAACGACTCCTCGCCGACGCCCTCGACGTGCCGGTCCACGAGGTGTGGATCGACCGGTCGTACGTGCCGGCCTACGACCCCGACGAACTGGAGGACATCCCCATCGCGTACGGCGGGACGACGCGGTCCGTCGGCGATTGGGGGCTGTACGGCGACCGCGCGTTCGACGTGCCGATCCCCTTCGTGTTCGTCCCCGACGGGACGAAGCGGCGGGCGATCCGCGTGCTCACGGAGGCGTTCGAGCGGGAGGTCGGGGAGACGAAGCAAGCTTGACATCCTCCCCGCGCTAAAGCGCGAGGATTCCTCCGTTGAGGGTTCGGCTACCGACCCACGGAGGCAACTTGCGGGTTCGTGCGCACTTCTTTGGGACTTTCGTGAGGGTATAGTTTCCCCGACCAGTCGTGGTCGTCCCACTCGAATCGCACGGGCCGTGCCATCGGCCTGATTTCGCAATTGCTGTTTTCCCGAAGGAACGTCTCTGACGCCGTGAGGTCGGCGTGCCCCTCGAAGCCACATGGACACGTCAGCGTATCCTCGTGGCGAACCGTCTTCTCGTGGTCGCCACACTCGGGACACGTCTGACTCGTCCACGCTTCCGACTCGGTTTCGAGGCTGATGCCGTACTCCTCACAGACGCACGCGAGACGGTGGATGAACTTCTTGAACGCCCAGAAGTTGTGCGTCTTCTCGTTCACCCTGACCGACCAATGCGCTTCCAGCACGTCTGTCAGGTCGCCCACGTACACCGTCGCCACGCCCTCATCGTACAGCCGTTCAACGAGGTCGCGCACCAGCGCGTTCTGTGCATGGTCACGACGCTTCGTCCGCTGTCGGTACAGCCGTCGAATCCGATTCGAGGAGTAGCGACCCTCTCGGAGTTTCGACTGTAGGCGGGCGATTTCGTCTGTCGTCTCGCGGAACCGTCCGAACAACTCACGACCGTCGTAGAGGTACTGGTTCCCAGTAGTCGTGGAACACGCGACGAGATTGTTCGCTCCAACGTCGAGGGCGGCTTCTTCCGAAGCCAGTGGTGAATCCAGTCGAGAATCAGGTACGGTGACTGGTTGAAAAGCCCTGAACGTGTCGCTAACCTCGTCGTACTCAAGTTCCAGACGACCCTGTTTGCCGTCCCACTTCGGGTTGCCTCGGACTTCGAGGCGGAGTCGTTCGTGGTAGCCGAGTCCGTATTCGTCTTTCAGTTCTTGCCCGACAGGGATTTCGAGACGGCTACGTTTCCCCCACTCAATCGTGTACTGGTTGCATCGGATGTAGGTACGGAGTTCGCGTCCGTCCTCCTCGTTGCCCCAGTACGACGGTGGGTTGGCGTACTCGCCTTTCTCCTTGAGGGCGAAGAACGACCGCCACGCTTCGCTGTTCTTGCGCGTGACCTGTTGAACAGTCGCGCTTCCGACGACGCCGTTGTAGCGTCCTCGGTACTCGGAAGTGTCCCACACGTCGCCGTCACCGAAGTAGTTCTGACGACGTTCGTAGGTCAGTTCGTTCCACAGAGAAGCGGATGCATCGAGTAGCCGTAGGAGGCACTCTTTGTCGTTCTCGGTCTGTGGCACGACCTCAAAAGTGTTGGCACGCTTCATTCGTCGTCACCCTCCTGTTCAGCGATGTACTGTTCGACAGCGCCCTTCGAGGCGCTTCCCGCTGTTCCGACGTAGTACGAACGAGTCCACTTCACGCGGTCGTCGTACCGCTGGTTGTACTTGCGGGCGGAGATGCCCTTCACCCAGTTGACGATGAGCGACGGGGCGTTCTTCGGTGGACTCCCGATGAACAGGTGTACGTGGTCGGGCATGACCTCGGACTCGGCCAGTTCGAGGCCCTTGTCCTCACAGATTTCCGCGAAGATGGATTCGAGACGTTCCTTCGTCTTCCCCGTCAGGTGCGAACGCCGATATTTCGGCACGAACACTATGTGGTAGTAGAGTTCGTATTTCGCGTGACGGGTACTCTTCACCATCTATGCATACTATCACGGTCGGACGGGTTAATGATTGCGTTGGAAACCCCGTCTATGCCATCGTCGGCGGTTGAATACTGTTGGTCGGCTTCATCCCCGCCCTGAAGGGCGAGGCTTTCGCCTCGAATTTTCCGTAACTCGCGACAGCGAGTGCAGTCGTCGACCGATGTAGTCGTCGACCGGGACAGTCGCCGGCCGAGTCAGTCGTCGGCTTCGGCGGTAGCGTGATCGTCGGCGCCGTCGTCCTCGGTCTCAGCGCCTGCCTCCGCGTCGGCGTCGACCCGTGGGAAGTTCTCGATCGTCGCCTCGCGGAACGCCGCCTCGTCGAACTCGTGGTCCTCGTCGAAGAAGTCGAGAACCGTGTGTACGTCGGTCATCGCGTTCTTCAGCGCGGTCGACGCGCCCGGCGAGGGCGTGATGTTGAACAGAACCCCGTCGCCGGTGATCTTCGCCTCGCCCATGTCGAGCTCCTTGGTCTCCGTATTGACGATCTGCGGGCGCACGCCGCCGTACCCCTTCGCGCGCTCGATGTCGTCGACGTCGACGCTCGGCACGACCTTCTGGACGTCCGGGAGGAACGCGCGCTTGCCGATCTCGGGGATGTCGTACACGAGGTTGCGCACGACGTAGGGGAAGAGGATGCGGTCCGAGAGGATGTTGACGTAGCTCAGGACCGACGCCGGCGAGAAGCCGAACACGTCGGCAAAGTCGCTCACGGTGGAGAGTCGGCCGCGTTCGAGTGCGGGGACGAGCTTCGCGGTGGGGCCGAAGCGCGTGACTCCGCCGTCGTGCACGTCGGCGTCGCCGTGGACCGCCGCGAACGGGAGCTTCTTCATCTGCAGCGTGTACACCTTCCCGTTCAACAGGTCGTCGGCGAGGAAGAAGCTCCCCGCGACCGGAAGCAGCGACATGTGCTCGCCGTACCCCATCTCCTTGGCGAACTGGAGGCTGTG encodes:
- a CDS encoding FAD-dependent oxidoreductase, giving the protein MSENTDLIIVGGGISGASLLYTVAKFTDIDDVTLIEKEREIAAINSHRTNNSQTLHFGDIETNYTLEKAEEVKEGAELLAGYLEGTDPDREMHSKRSKMVLGVGDEEAAKLEERYHQNGFGDLYPKLREIGREEIEELEPKVVEGRDPTTALKALQTPDGYVVDYGAVAKSFVDAAREEDGVGVHLGTAVENVDEGYDGFTVETDDGDFEADAVVVAAGSHSLQFAKEMGYGEHMSLLPVAGSFFLADDLLNGKVYTLQMKKLPFAAVHGDADVHDGGVTRFGPTAKLVPALERGRLSTVSDFADVFGFSPASVLSYVNILSDRILFPYVVRNLVYDIPEIGKRAFLPDVQKVVPSVDVDDIERAKGYGGVRPQIVNTETKELDMGEAKITGDGVLFNITPSPGASTALKNAMTDVHTVLDFFDEDHEFDEAAFREATIENFPRVDADAEAGAETEDDGADDHATAEADD
- a CDS encoding Rid family detoxifying hydrolase — protein: MKETVHTDAAPAAVGAYSQATTNGDLVFTAGQIPLTPDGDLLDDASIAEQTEQALDNLVAVLDEAGADPADVLKTTVFLADIDDFDEMNETYAGYFEESPPARSAVQAGALPKGVGVEIEAVAVAE
- a CDS encoding HD domain-containing protein: MPTTQIKDPVHGYVELPDALVEGVVDTRPFQRLRYVRQLSATHLVYPGANHTRFEHSLGVYHLGRTVFENLRQQSYFAREATVDELEEIQRTLECACLLHDVGHPPFSHLSEGFLDEGVLRERVAETGLVDAFDAAGVGGAPLRSANPHELLGCVIIVEEYGDALRAFDVDPFEVCAYVLGYSLAYERGEPWQYGVGAQLLHSPIDVDRLDYITRDNYMTGAGVLSFDVDRMVDAYTAHPEEGLALTEKALSTIGNYLEGRIALYMWVTQHHKSVYANRLLQAMLGEYAAETGESPVTVNGVLSRELDDNAVLERLRIAARDRPDSTLASMYDRFRGRRFPATCWKHRIALADRVGRDLDGDLGGDGGEALDEFTAWLTEGDDRLERLLADALDVPVHEVWIDRSYVPAYDPDELEDIPIAYGGTTRSVGDWGLYGDRAFDVPIPFVFVPDGTKRRAIRVLTEAFEREVGETKQA
- a CDS encoding YeiH family protein, with translation MGVISAARPYLPGIAFLAVGAILSHLIAGAVDGLQPLVVAVGIGALVGNTAGTPDAAEPGVGVDKLFLETGIVLLGAAVVIEEFLAAGPTVLGLVVVAVGGGLLLAEAIARGLFRLDGTTPSLLAAGASICGVSAVVAIGRVLDARGSAITFAAATVLLFDAVTLVAFPIAGEWLGLTGRQFGVWAGVSMFSTGPVAAAGFAHSTEAGQWATVTKLARNSLLGGVAIAYSLAYTARSATEPGVRRLWAEFPKFLLGFLAVAAVANSGLLSPAALESIGRVSDALFTLAFVGLGLSIRLREMREVGGAAVGAVLVHLLVVSALALAAVRWLL
- the tnpA gene encoding IS200/IS605-like element ISHla16 family transposase; the protein is MVKSTRHAKYELYYHIVFVPKYRRSHLTGKTKERLESIFAEICEDKGLELAESEVMPDHVHLFIGSPPKNAPSLIVNWVKGISARKYNQRYDDRVKWTRSYYVGTAGSASKGAVEQYIAEQEGDDE
- a CDS encoding RNA-guided endonuclease InsQ/TnpB family protein, coding for MKRANTFEVVPQTENDKECLLRLLDASASLWNELTYERRQNYFGDGDVWDTSEYRGRYNGVVGSATVQQVTRKNSEAWRSFFALKEKGEYANPPSYWGNEEDGRELRTYIRCNQYTIEWGKRSRLEIPVGQELKDEYGLGYHERLRLEVRGNPKWDGKQGRLELEYDEVSDTFRAFQPVTVPDSRLDSPLASEEAALDVGANNLVACSTTTGNQYLYDGRELFGRFRETTDEIARLQSKLREGRYSSNRIRRLYRQRTKRRDHAQNALVRDLVERLYDEGVATVYVGDLTDVLEAHWSVRVNEKTHNFWAFKKFIHRLACVCEEYGISLETESEAWTSQTCPECGDHEKTVRHEDTLTCPCGFEGHADLTASETFLRENSNCEIRPMARPVRFEWDDHDWSGKLYPHESPKEVRTNPQVASVGR
- the ubaA gene encoding SAMP-activating enzyme E1; protein product: MSLSLDADQLDRYSRHVIMDEVGPEGQKRLLDGRALVVGAGGLGAPVIQYLAAAGVGTIGIVDGDVVERSNLQRQVIHGDADVGEPKVESAARYVDRLNPDIDVETYETRLDEGNVRDLLAGYDLVVDCADNFRTRYVVNDAARIEGLPVVHGAIYKFEGQATTLVPDGPCYRCLFPEAPEPGTVPDCATTGVLGVLPGTVGCIQATEAIKLLLDTGETLDGRVLFYDAMDMTFESVPYRRNPDCPVCGDDGIETIEGIDYSGGCRVDAD
- the mtnP gene encoding S-methyl-5'-thioadenosine phosphorylase, producing MSTIGFIGGSGIYEALPLNDVREVEYDTPYGEPSDAITIGEFGDTGKEVAFLPRHGSNHGVSPTDLPYRANMYALKKAGVTHIFASNAVGSLKAELEPGTLVVPDQIYDRTKHRDLSFYGDGVVVHQPFADPYSPELVDHLTEAAESAVGGDGEGDTADDTNVVKGGTYVCIEGPQYSTRAESEFYKSQGWDLVGMTAIPEAKLAREAEIAYATIAGVTDYDVWKADSEVTLAEVLENAEQNQKAIKAAVEEAVRTLPDGLECDAHTSLEGTVNTPTEAIPEDTRERVEPLLGDYL
- a CDS encoding DUF7577 domain-containing protein, whose protein sequence is MTGADIAPVVAILGAVALINLAFAWLFTRGDRDPADFLGSAREVPEDSTAELERDSDRGPDREPEPGPDPPRDGATDFTVNAGESEPTGDPPPLDTDGETVVCRHCGAANRTGYQYCRWCVRSGFVDDGSDGTAGAAMTNRSL